GGCGGTGAGGCTGGCCAGGGGATGAACCGTGAACTCCTCAACCCCCGAGACGTGCAGACCGTTCTCGTTTATCGCCCTGACCTGGTTCTCCCTTCCAATCAGGGTGACCTCGTTCCCCGCCCGCGAGAGGAGCGCGCCAAAAAGAGAGCCTATGCTTCCGGCCCCGAGCACGTAAATCTTCATCCCACCACCGCAACCGTTTAAAGCCCTACCCTTAAAGCGTTACCGATGGGATTATGTTGAGCGTTGAGAAGTTCCGGATAGCTGACAGAGACGTCTGGATAGCTGTGCTTTTTGAGGACGGGATTCAGGGGATAACCTTCGCTCTGGATGGGGAGCAGTTCGAGAGGAACCTCGACCGCCTCACGGGCTTTCTGAGGAGAAGGGGTGTGGACATCAGTACCGGACGCGGAAGGTCGGACTACCCCACCCTCGTCAGGGACGTCATCATCGGCAGGGTGGGCAACGCCGAAATTCTACCGGAGCTCTCCTTTGAGGGCGTAACGGCCTTTGAAAGGAGGGTTTACGAGTGGCTCACGAAAAACGTTAAAAGAGGGAGTGTTATAACGTATGGTGGCCTTGCCAGGGCCATTGGTACTTCACCGCGGGCCATAGGCGGGGCGATGAGGAGGAACC
Above is a genomic segment from Thermococcus sp. JdF3 containing:
- the otg gene encoding methylated-DNA--protein-cysteine methyltransferase; translated protein: MLSVEKFRIADRDVWIAVLFEDGIQGITFALDGEQFERNLDRLTGFLRRRGVDISTGRGRSDYPTLVRDVIIGRVGNAEILPELSFEGVTAFERRVYEWLTKNVKRGSVITYGGLARAIGTSPRAIGGAMRRNPYPIVVPCHRVVAHDGIGYYTPRLDEKVFLLKIEGVEEWTSSKRT